In Myxococcus stipitatus, a single window of DNA contains:
- a CDS encoding DsbA family oxidoreductase codes for MKTLHKPLQITIYQDVLCAWCYLADTRLDVLRQELGETVRWSVRPYPLRVHDVLPTEREKRGLVEEVQRAQREPDPVAPLLSTDLWLGGDPPRSSVPALAALEAARLQGPQARAFLARAMQRAALEQGVNVTRPDVVFELASRVGLAMNEFSAAFRSEETRRLILDEHRDAAGRGVRGVPTLVIGGRWMLCGLRELSEYREHILACMGRVAAPRSGSSERMFH; via the coding sequence ATGAAAACGCTGCACAAGCCGCTGCAGATCACCATCTACCAGGACGTGCTTTGTGCCTGGTGCTACCTCGCCGACACGCGCCTGGATGTCCTTCGCCAGGAGTTGGGCGAGACCGTCCGTTGGAGCGTGAGGCCCTATCCGCTTCGCGTGCACGACGTGTTGCCCACGGAGCGCGAGAAGCGCGGGCTCGTGGAGGAAGTGCAGCGCGCGCAGCGCGAGCCGGACCCCGTGGCGCCGCTGTTGTCCACGGACCTGTGGCTGGGGGGTGACCCTCCGCGCAGCAGCGTGCCGGCGCTGGCGGCGCTGGAGGCGGCGCGGTTGCAGGGGCCGCAGGCGCGGGCGTTCCTCGCGCGGGCGATGCAGCGCGCGGCGCTGGAGCAGGGCGTGAACGTGACGCGCCCGGATGTGGTGTTCGAGCTGGCGTCGCGCGTGGGGCTGGCGATGAACGAGTTCTCCGCGGCGTTCCGCTCCGAGGAGACGCGGCGGCTCATCCTCGACGAGCACCGCGACGCGGCGGGCCGGGGCGTGCGCGGCGTGCCCACGCTGGTCATCGGTGGGCGGTGGATGCTGTGTGGCCTGCGCGAGCTGTCGGAGTACCGCGAGCACATCCTGGCCTGCATGGGCCGGGTGGCCGCGCCCCGCTCGGGTTCGTCCGAGCGGATGTTCCACTGA